The following coding sequences lie in one Frigoribacterium sp. SL97 genomic window:
- a CDS encoding SDR family oxidoreductase yields MTYLIHGATGAQGSPVVAALTKSGASVAAAVRDPSTYSGDGTAVAVDLTSVASLAASYEGVDGVFVHLPIGTGEQQLAHARNIVAAVDKARPARVAVSTSGYPAEDDGSGENPVAALIAGLTATGVSVAIVAPRLFLENLLLPPVTVVVEKDGVLRYPIREDYAVSWSSHLDVADVAARLLTDSSVTGVVGVGALPGLRGADLAAGFAAQLGREVHFESQEPDDFGSLIEPLFGKAGSDPVVDSYRSRATQESELIDPSTSAQERLGLSPRSVEQWLIDLQG; encoded by the coding sequence ATGACCTATCTCATCCACGGCGCCACGGGCGCCCAGGGCTCCCCCGTCGTTGCCGCGCTCACCAAGTCCGGCGCCTCCGTTGCCGCGGCTGTCCGCGACCCCTCCACCTACTCGGGAGACGGCACCGCCGTCGCCGTCGACCTCACCTCTGTCGCATCGCTGGCGGCCTCCTACGAGGGCGTGGACGGCGTCTTCGTCCACCTGCCGATCGGCACGGGTGAGCAGCAGCTCGCTCACGCCCGCAACATCGTCGCCGCCGTCGACAAGGCACGGCCCGCCCGGGTGGCCGTCTCCACCAGCGGCTATCCTGCCGAAGACGACGGCTCGGGCGAGAACCCCGTGGCCGCGCTGATCGCCGGGCTGACGGCGACCGGTGTCTCGGTCGCGATCGTCGCGCCGCGCCTCTTCCTCGAGAACCTCCTGCTTCCTCCCGTCACGGTCGTCGTCGAGAAGGACGGCGTGCTCCGGTACCCGATCCGTGAGGACTACGCCGTGTCGTGGAGTTCGCACCTCGACGTGGCGGACGTCGCCGCACGGCTGCTCACCGACTCGTCCGTCACCGGCGTCGTCGGGGTCGGGGCCCTTCCCGGACTGCGGGGAGCGGACCTCGCGGCCGGCTTCGCAGCGCAGCTCGGGCGCGAAGTGCACTTCGAGTCCCAGGAGCCCGACGACTTCGGGAGCCTGATCGAGCCGCTCTTCGGCAAGGCCGGCTCCGACCCGGTCGTCGACTCGTACCGCTCGCGCGCCACACAGGAGTCCGAGCTGATCGACCCGTCGACGAGCGCTCAGGAACGCCTCGGTCTCAGCCCTCGCTCCGTCGAGCAGTGGCTGATCGACCTGCAGGGCTGA
- a CDS encoding winged helix-turn-helix transcriptional regulator — protein sequence MAFCGDIWPECGIAKFLTLLDGPWATLIVRNLLEGPARFSELKESLPGISAHTLTNRLRKFETSGLVTRTMYAEIPPRVVYELTPTGLGLRPVLESMNAWALAVPAVADTEDDASTTNAHQRAVSAI from the coding sequence ATGGCTTTCTGTGGGGATATCTGGCCCGAGTGCGGCATCGCGAAGTTCCTGACCCTGCTCGACGGCCCTTGGGCGACCCTCATCGTCCGGAACTTGCTCGAGGGGCCGGCGCGGTTCTCCGAGCTGAAGGAGTCGCTGCCGGGCATCAGCGCTCACACCCTGACGAACCGCCTCCGCAAGTTCGAAACGTCGGGCCTCGTCACCAGGACTATGTACGCCGAGATCCCTCCGAGGGTCGTCTACGAGCTGACCCCGACGGGCCTGGGTCTCCGGCCCGTGCTCGAGTCGATGAACGCCTGGGCCCTGGCCGTCCCTGCCGTCGCGGACACCGAGGACGACGCCTCGACGACGAACGCCCACCAGCGCGCGGTGTCGGCCATCTAG
- a CDS encoding HAD hydrolase-like protein yields the protein MQHRRYDVALFDIDGTLCDPGSGITDAAAHALAQMGFVENDPLALRRFVGPPLEHSFRDLYGFDAAAVTEAVGHYREHYADAGISQYRPYPGVGELLERLLAAGVELGVVTAKIQEFAEGALQTAGLRSSFTTVHGRAPDDVVAKVVTLRRAMQSRRAAPEQVVMIGDREHDVEAALENGVDVIGVLYGFGTADELHRAGARMTAAAPRRVGDLVLGGSVPQ from the coding sequence ATGCAACACCGGCGGTACGACGTAGCCCTCTTCGACATCGACGGAACGCTCTGCGACCCGGGCTCGGGCATCACGGACGCTGCAGCTCACGCCCTGGCCCAGATGGGCTTCGTCGAGAACGACCCCCTTGCTCTGCGTCGATTCGTCGGCCCGCCCCTGGAGCACTCGTTCCGTGATCTCTACGGGTTCGACGCGGCGGCTGTGACCGAAGCTGTCGGGCACTACCGCGAGCACTACGCAGACGCGGGGATCTCCCAGTACCGTCCGTACCCGGGCGTCGGCGAACTCCTCGAGCGCCTGCTCGCTGCCGGGGTCGAACTCGGCGTGGTGACGGCCAAGATCCAGGAATTCGCCGAGGGTGCCTTGCAGACGGCAGGACTCCGTTCCTCCTTCACGACGGTGCACGGTCGTGCTCCCGACGACGTGGTCGCCAAGGTCGTCACGCTCCGCCGCGCGATGCAATCGAGACGCGCTGCGCCGGAACAGGTAGTGATGATCGGCGATCGCGAGCACGACGTGGAAGCCGCCCTGGAGAACGGCGTCGACGTGATCGGCGTGCTCTACGGCTTCGGGACTGCCGATGAGCTCCACCGCGCGGGCGCACGGATGACGGCGGCCGCGCCTCGACGAGTAGGAGACCTCGTCCTGGGCGGGTCCGTCCCACAGTGA
- a CDS encoding GNAT family N-acetyltransferase: protein MSGADLPAVLSIYQQGIDGGDATFESAPPTAGEFDASRLAEHRIVAASASGRVVGWAAVSPVSRRAVYGGVVEHSVYVDAAARGRGVVRALLRALVESTEASGIWTVQGVVFPENTASLALHAELGFRVVGRRERIAAPLAGPQAGRWRDTILIERRSPLV, encoded by the coding sequence ATGAGCGGGGCGGACCTCCCTGCCGTGCTCTCGATCTACCAGCAAGGGATCGACGGAGGCGACGCGACGTTCGAGTCGGCACCCCCGACTGCTGGCGAGTTCGACGCCTCTCGGCTCGCCGAGCATCGGATCGTCGCGGCCTCAGCCTCCGGCCGCGTCGTCGGCTGGGCTGCTGTCTCACCCGTGTCTCGCCGGGCCGTCTACGGCGGCGTTGTCGAGCACTCGGTGTACGTCGACGCTGCCGCGCGGGGCCGGGGCGTCGTGCGAGCGTTGCTCCGAGCCCTCGTCGAGTCGACCGAAGCGTCCGGCATCTGGACCGTGCAGGGCGTGGTGTTTCCCGAGAACACGGCCAGCCTCGCGCTCCACGCCGAGCTGGGGTTCCGGGTGGTAGGTCGACGAGAGCGGATCGCCGCACCCCTGGCCGGGCCTCAGGCTGGGCGCTGGCGTGACACGATCCTCATCGAACGTCGATCTCCGCTCGTCTGA
- a CDS encoding M56 family metallopeptidase: MAVAVTVLACIGASLVLIVGAPLVLAHGRWRFRFPRLALASWYTAFLGGIAAAALGLVNSMAAVAFSREAPSDPMGGWFASTVLVVVGWGGLVAVGGLVALVTTRFEPLAATDRALHQQMALVAACHPSTRVRGVDVTVVPFDRAFAMSIPAPSNRVLVTTALERALTAVEMAAVVEHERTHLRQHHGVIAQLAQLNRACTPGLAGARHLERTTRMLVELIADDAAARRLGAVHTANALVKMAHLAEDESLTLRARRLVDASNRHAPSRRRSLLAVRMQG; encoded by the coding sequence ATGGCGGTCGCCGTCACCGTTCTCGCCTGCATCGGGGCGTCGCTCGTGCTGATCGTCGGTGCACCTCTCGTACTGGCCCATGGCCGCTGGCGGTTCCGCTTCCCGCGGCTGGCCCTCGCCTCCTGGTACACCGCGTTCCTCGGCGGCATCGCCGCGGCTGCTCTCGGGCTCGTCAACTCGATGGCAGCGGTCGCGTTCTCTCGGGAGGCCCCGTCGGACCCGATGGGCGGTTGGTTCGCGTCGACGGTCCTCGTCGTGGTCGGTTGGGGTGGCCTCGTCGCCGTCGGGGGGCTGGTGGCGCTCGTCACGACGCGCTTCGAACCGCTCGCGGCGACGGACCGGGCCCTGCATCAGCAGATGGCGCTGGTGGCTGCCTGCCACCCGAGCACACGGGTGCGAGGGGTGGACGTGACCGTGGTGCCCTTCGACCGCGCCTTCGCGATGAGCATCCCGGCCCCGAGCAACCGCGTGCTCGTCACGACGGCGCTTGAGAGGGCTCTGACCGCTGTCGAAATGGCGGCGGTCGTCGAGCACGAGCGGACGCATCTGCGGCAACACCACGGCGTGATCGCGCAGCTCGCGCAGCTCAACAGGGCATGCACTCCGGGCCTGGCTGGAGCCCGTCACCTCGAGCGCACCACCAGGATGCTCGTCGAGCTCATCGCCGACGACGCGGCCGCGCGGCGCCTGGGAGCCGTACACACCGCCAACGCGCTGGTCAAGATGGCGCACCTGGCCGAGGACGAGTCGTTGACGCTCCGCGCTCGTCGCCTCGTGGACGCCAGCAACCGGCACGCACCCTCCCGCCGGCGGTCTCTGCTGGCGGTACGCATGCAGGGCTGA
- a CDS encoding isochorismatase family protein: MTTPARALVLVDIQQEYFTGPLEIQYPAPTDSLPRIIAAIDAAEANGIPVVVVQHTAGDDAPVFNPTLPGFALHPEIEQRRTPAWKATTKQYGSVFAGTDLVEWLRENSVDTVTLVGYMTNNCIIASAAQAETIGIAAEVLSDATGAISISNDAGHVDAETVHTTLMALLNSNFAAVESTNAWITALAEGETLPKDNLPTSAMSGAERFPR, from the coding sequence ATGACCACGCCCGCTCGCGCCCTCGTCCTCGTCGACATCCAGCAGGAGTACTTCACCGGCCCGCTGGAGATCCAGTACCCCGCCCCGACGGATTCGCTCCCGCGGATCATCGCCGCCATCGATGCCGCCGAAGCGAACGGCATCCCCGTCGTCGTCGTCCAGCACACAGCCGGCGACGACGCCCCGGTGTTCAACCCCACCCTGCCCGGGTTCGCACTGCACCCCGAGATCGAGCAGCGCCGCACCCCCGCCTGGAAGGCCACCACGAAGCAGTACGGCTCCGTCTTCGCCGGGACCGACCTCGTCGAATGGCTTCGGGAGAACAGCGTCGACACTGTCACCCTCGTCGGCTACATGACCAACAACTGCATCATCGCCTCCGCTGCCCAGGCAGAGACCATCGGCATAGCCGCTGAGGTCCTCTCTGACGCGACCGGAGCCATCAGCATCAGCAACGACGCCGGCCACGTCGACGCGGAGACCGTCCACACGACCCTCATGGCCTTGTTGAACTCGAACTTCGCCGCCGTCGAGTCGACAAACGCCTGGATCACCGCACTGGCCGAGGGAGAAACACTCCCGAAGGACAACCTGCCCACCTCTGCGATGTCCGGTGCCGAACGCTTCCCTCGGTAA
- a CDS encoding GlxA family transcriptional regulator, which translates to MFTERLPLARVHTYDDSRPTGRGIVRIAIHAFDGVTMFHLAVPQMVFDEVRRQGLAGWETVLFADRAGSVRTAEGYAIRGVQGVDATSDADVVVVPSWIADGREPRPILRQALLAAHDRGATIAGLCLGAIAVADLGLLDGRRAVTHWHAIDALDRKHPRVDVDPDVLYLDHGDVITSAGTASGIDACLHIVRTRLGAEAANKVARSLVVAPHREGGQAQFIERPVPQDGADDPIARATAWALQNLGDDLGVDKLAAAAHQSRRTFIRAFRAATGSTPAAWVRSRRLDEARRLLEASELPIEQVAAVCGFGNAVTLRQNFVSTFGSTPSSYRKRFATVV; encoded by the coding sequence GTGTTCACAGAACGTCTGCCATTGGCACGCGTGCACACTTACGATGATTCCAGGCCAACAGGAAGGGGCATCGTGAGGATCGCCATCCATGCGTTCGACGGTGTAACGATGTTCCATCTCGCCGTTCCCCAGATGGTTTTCGACGAAGTGAGGAGGCAGGGCCTCGCCGGCTGGGAAACGGTGCTCTTCGCCGACCGAGCGGGGTCGGTCCGGACGGCCGAGGGCTACGCCATCCGTGGCGTGCAAGGAGTCGACGCCACGTCGGACGCCGACGTCGTCGTCGTGCCCTCCTGGATCGCGGACGGCCGGGAACCCAGACCGATCCTCCGGCAAGCTCTGCTCGCAGCCCACGACCGCGGCGCCACCATCGCAGGCCTTTGCCTCGGGGCCATCGCCGTGGCGGACCTCGGCCTCCTCGACGGTCGCCGCGCCGTTACGCACTGGCATGCGATCGACGCCCTCGACCGAAAGCACCCGCGGGTCGATGTTGACCCCGACGTCCTCTACCTCGATCACGGGGACGTCATTACTTCGGCAGGAACAGCCTCGGGCATCGACGCGTGCCTGCACATCGTCCGGACCCGCCTGGGCGCCGAGGCCGCGAACAAGGTCGCCAGGAGCCTGGTCGTCGCCCCTCACCGCGAAGGTGGCCAGGCGCAGTTCATCGAGCGCCCGGTTCCTCAGGACGGGGCGGACGATCCGATCGCGCGAGCGACTGCCTGGGCACTGCAGAACCTCGGCGACGATCTGGGGGTCGACAAGCTCGCTGCCGCCGCCCACCAGAGTCGACGGACCTTCATCCGTGCCTTCCGGGCGGCCACCGGGTCCACACCCGCCGCGTGGGTCAGATCGCGCCGACTCGACGAGGCGCGACGCCTCCTGGAGGCATCGGAGCTTCCCATCGAACAAGTCGCCGCAGTATGTGGCTTCGGCAACGCCGTGACCTTGAGGCAGAATTTCGTCAGCACCTTCGGCAGCACCCCGTCGAGCTATCGCAAGCGCTTCGCGACGGTCGTCTGA
- a CDS encoding cytochrome c oxidase assembly protein: MAETVSPQPAADLAQRTRDRRTAFGSVFVGIPLLAVVVTVVVMGPSGYESLHRPVPDLVTSLTSGLLRVVAECASSVTVGALFFAAFVRARSGARRLVVDNGRDLGTIRWASLLWALSATSLAAVDAADASGQSLDRLLEPGSLSYLMSASYLPGAWVVAAVVAWTIYLMANFLGTWQPLLVMLALSLIAVLAPVVVGQVLVGPQHDFGGDAAIIGTPATTILTGLVFLAAWAAARGDALGTVEARRLRWTAVVTGVIAAGTQVVIAAFMLAGSAPWESATGWLFLVRFALLGALGVLGWRATRPDAAPKHSTWTITSLAALLLSAHLGIASAMTRIPPPQYFVPTSVDQVFLGYDVDSEPSPLVLLLEWRPNILFAVLTAAGIGLYLWGVRRLRQRGDAWPVGRTIAWVLGWATVFLTTSSGLGKYSSVSFSLHMILHMSLNMLGPLLLVMGGVVTLALRASTAHRRNEPAGVHEWITAVLNWRLTHAFYHPVHVFVSFVGTYYLLYLTPIFGEALRYHWSHQLMNLDFLVIGYVFYSLVIGVDHPPRPLPHIGKLGLVLAAMPFHAFFGVVIMSSETVIAQNYYEYIGKWWMTDLAHDQYVGGGIAWAAGELPLIAVVIALVTQWSRQDSRRAKRVDRHLDSGIDDSFEAYNDMLHRLSGRSTTPSGPPETTATAERVPEMKDQT, translated from the coding sequence ATGGCTGAGACGGTCTCGCCACAACCGGCAGCCGACCTCGCCCAGCGAACTCGCGATCGACGCACGGCCTTCGGCTCCGTTTTCGTCGGCATCCCGCTGCTTGCAGTCGTCGTGACCGTCGTCGTGATGGGCCCGTCCGGGTACGAGTCCCTGCACCGACCTGTGCCCGACCTCGTCACGTCCCTGACGAGCGGCCTGCTCCGGGTCGTGGCCGAGTGCGCCAGCTCCGTGACGGTGGGCGCCTTGTTCTTCGCCGCCTTCGTCCGAGCACGCTCGGGCGCACGCCGGCTCGTCGTCGACAACGGTCGTGACCTCGGCACCATCCGGTGGGCCTCGCTCCTCTGGGCCCTCAGCGCGACCAGCCTCGCGGCCGTCGACGCCGCAGACGCCAGCGGACAATCGCTCGACCGACTGCTGGAGCCTGGCTCGCTCTCGTACCTGATGTCCGCCTCCTACTTGCCCGGCGCGTGGGTGGTAGCAGCTGTCGTCGCGTGGACCATCTACCTGATGGCGAACTTCCTGGGCACATGGCAGCCGCTTCTCGTCATGCTCGCCCTCAGCCTCATCGCCGTCCTCGCCCCTGTCGTCGTCGGGCAGGTCCTGGTCGGACCGCAACACGACTTCGGCGGCGACGCTGCCATCATCGGCACACCCGCCACGACCATCCTCACGGGGCTAGTGTTCCTGGCGGCCTGGGCTGCTGCGCGAGGAGACGCCCTCGGTACCGTCGAGGCCCGCCGCTTGCGGTGGACGGCGGTCGTTACCGGCGTGATCGCGGCGGGCACCCAGGTGGTCATCGCCGCGTTCATGCTGGCGGGCTCGGCTCCGTGGGAGAGCGCGACGGGGTGGCTGTTCCTGGTGCGGTTCGCCCTCCTCGGCGCCCTCGGCGTGCTCGGTTGGCGGGCGACACGACCCGATGCCGCCCCAAAGCACTCGACCTGGACGATCACGTCGCTCGCCGCCCTGCTGCTCTCTGCACACCTGGGGATCGCCAGCGCCATGACGCGCATCCCGCCTCCTCAGTACTTCGTCCCCACCTCGGTGGACCAGGTGTTCCTCGGCTACGACGTCGACAGCGAGCCGAGCCCGCTCGTGCTCCTCCTGGAGTGGCGACCCAACATCCTCTTCGCCGTCCTGACCGCGGCAGGAATCGGCCTGTACCTCTGGGGTGTCCGACGGCTCCGACAGCGAGGCGACGCCTGGCCCGTGGGACGCACGATCGCCTGGGTGCTCGGCTGGGCCACGGTGTTCCTCACGACGTCATCCGGCCTCGGCAAGTACTCCAGCGTGTCCTTCAGCCTGCACATGATCCTGCACATGTCCCTCAACATGCTCGGGCCGCTGCTGCTCGTGATGGGCGGCGTCGTGACGCTCGCCCTGCGAGCCAGCACCGCGCACCGGAGGAACGAGCCCGCAGGCGTGCACGAGTGGATCACCGCGGTGCTGAACTGGCGCCTGACCCACGCGTTCTACCACCCGGTCCACGTCTTCGTCTCGTTCGTCGGCACCTACTACCTGCTCTACCTGACGCCGATCTTCGGGGAGGCACTGAGGTACCACTGGTCACACCAGCTGATGAACCTCGACTTCCTCGTCATCGGCTACGTCTTCTACAGCCTCGTCATCGGCGTGGACCACCCGCCACGTCCGCTGCCCCACATCGGCAAGCTCGGCCTCGTCCTCGCCGCGATGCCGTTCCACGCCTTCTTCGGCGTCGTCATCATGTCGAGCGAGACCGTGATCGCACAGAATTACTACGAGTACATCGGCAAGTGGTGGATGACCGATCTCGCCCACGACCAGTACGTCGGCGGCGGCATCGCCTGGGCCGCCGGCGAGCTTCCCCTGATCGCAGTCGTAATCGCCCTCGTCACCCAGTGGTCGAGACAGGACTCCCGACGCGCGAAGCGGGTCGACCGCCACCTCGACAGCGGCATCGACGACAGCTTCGAGGCCTACAACGACATGCTCCACCGGCTCTCCGGCCGGAGCACCACCCCCTCGGGACCGCCCGAGACGACGGCGACCGCCGAACGGGTGCCCGAGATGAAGGACCAGACGTGA
- a CDS encoding BlaI/MecI/CopY family transcriptional regulator — protein MTDKSDTPAKRSRGELENEVMRALWRAGAPASAKEVQATFGLDATPAITTVLTILDRLHKKGSVVKAPAGGGGFVFSAAQSESESAASTMVSALVASSDRSAALLRFAGQLDPRDVEALRAALEAD, from the coding sequence ATGACCGACAAGTCCGACACTCCCGCCAAGCGTTCTCGCGGCGAGCTCGAGAACGAGGTCATGCGAGCCCTCTGGCGTGCGGGCGCGCCCGCCTCAGCGAAAGAGGTCCAGGCGACCTTCGGGCTCGACGCGACGCCGGCCATCACGACCGTGCTCACGATCCTCGATCGGCTCCACAAGAAGGGGTCCGTCGTCAAGGCACCCGCGGGGGGCGGCGGATTCGTCTTCTCGGCGGCACAATCGGAGTCGGAGTCTGCGGCGAGCACGATGGTCTCCGCGCTCGTCGCGAGCAGCGACCGCAGCGCAGCGCTGCTGCGCTTCGCCGGGCAGCTCGACCCTCGCGACGTCGAGGCGCTACGGGCGGCGCTCGAGGCCGACTGA
- a CDS encoding heavy metal translocating P-type ATPase: MTTTSQPTTVVDTTTGPSEAYFELDVGGMTCASCANAVERKLNKLPGVTASVNYATERALVSGLAPAEVDTAIAAVEKAGYAAAMRQGDDDSWTARATETTITSLRRRLAVAALLTIPLCDLTILLALVPGFRFPGWQLVCVLLAVPIVTWAAWPFHKATWRSLRRGTFGMDSLVSLGSIVSFGWAVYTLVFAPSTEPGYWLGFGVTPAGADAIYLDVAAGMVTFQLGGRYFETRSRRRAGDVLNAIGNLAVRQARVRDADGTERVVPSAELRVGDTVVVLPGERIAVDGTVSSGTSTVDTSAMTGESVPADLAPGDAAIGGTVNVTGRLEITAVTVGARTRLAQMAALTEDAQRRKAGVQTFADKVSSVFVPCVIALAVIVTAVWLLIGAEASTAVGNGIAVLIIACPCALGLATPTALMVGIGRGGQLGVLIKGQDALEASGVIDTVVLDKTGTVTTGGMRVVDVVVTGTLDRETLLRLAGSVETASEHAVARAVTAAASAEVGALSTPEGFTALTGLGARAVVDGHQILIGNARLLRENGIELDAVLTGAVERLGSTGASAVLLAVDGVASAVFGVHDDIKPSAPAAVAGLRALGLRTVLLTGDTDGVAQTVGAAIGVDDVISGVLPTDKAAAISALQADGHRVAMVGDGVNDSAALATSNLGLAMVQGTDIAMKAADIILVRDDLRVVVDAVQLSRQTLRTIRLNLVWAFGYNVLAIPLAAVGLLNPLIAAATMALSSVLVVSNSLRLRSFEPNRGGGAPRG, translated from the coding sequence GTGACCACCACCTCCCAGCCCACGACAGTCGTCGACACGACCACCGGCCCGTCGGAGGCATACTTCGAGCTCGACGTCGGCGGCATGACCTGCGCTTCGTGCGCGAACGCCGTGGAGCGGAAGCTCAACAAGCTCCCCGGGGTGACCGCCTCGGTAAACTACGCCACCGAGCGCGCGCTCGTCTCGGGGCTGGCCCCCGCAGAGGTCGACACGGCCATCGCCGCGGTCGAGAAGGCGGGCTACGCCGCCGCGATGCGACAGGGCGACGACGACAGCTGGACCGCCAGGGCCACCGAGACCACGATCACGTCGCTGCGTCGCCGACTCGCCGTGGCGGCGCTGCTCACCATCCCGCTCTGCGACCTGACGATCCTGCTCGCGCTCGTGCCTGGTTTCCGGTTCCCGGGCTGGCAGCTCGTCTGCGTCCTGCTGGCCGTGCCCATCGTCACGTGGGCGGCGTGGCCGTTCCACAAGGCGACCTGGCGCAGCCTCCGTCGAGGCACGTTCGGCATGGACAGCCTTGTCTCGCTCGGCAGCATCGTGTCCTTCGGGTGGGCCGTCTACACGCTCGTCTTTGCCCCGAGCACCGAGCCGGGCTACTGGCTCGGCTTCGGCGTGACCCCCGCCGGCGCCGATGCCATCTACCTCGACGTCGCCGCCGGCATGGTCACGTTCCAGCTCGGCGGGCGCTACTTCGAGACCCGCTCGCGCCGCCGCGCCGGCGACGTGCTGAACGCCATCGGGAACCTCGCCGTCCGGCAGGCCCGCGTCCGTGACGCCGACGGCACCGAGCGTGTCGTGCCGTCGGCCGAGCTCCGTGTCGGGGACACGGTCGTCGTCCTCCCTGGCGAGCGGATCGCCGTCGACGGGACCGTCTCGTCCGGGACGTCCACCGTCGACACCAGCGCCATGACCGGTGAGTCCGTCCCCGCAGACCTCGCACCGGGAGACGCCGCCATCGGCGGCACGGTCAACGTCACCGGACGTCTGGAGATCACCGCCGTCACTGTGGGCGCCCGCACCCGCTTGGCCCAGATGGCGGCTCTCACCGAGGACGCCCAGAGGCGCAAGGCCGGGGTGCAGACCTTCGCCGACAAGGTCTCGTCCGTCTTCGTGCCCTGCGTGATCGCCCTCGCGGTCATCGTGACCGCCGTCTGGCTCCTGATCGGCGCTGAAGCCTCGACGGCCGTCGGCAACGGCATCGCCGTCCTGATCATCGCATGCCCCTGCGCGCTCGGCCTCGCCACCCCGACCGCGCTCATGGTCGGCATCGGCCGCGGCGGGCAGCTCGGCGTGCTCATCAAGGGACAGGACGCCCTCGAGGCGAGCGGCGTCATCGACACCGTCGTCCTCGACAAGACCGGCACCGTCACAACCGGCGGCATGCGCGTCGTCGACGTCGTCGTCACCGGGACGCTCGATCGCGAGACCCTGCTGCGCCTCGCCGGCAGCGTCGAGACCGCCTCGGAACACGCTGTGGCCCGCGCCGTCACGGCGGCCGCGTCCGCCGAGGTCGGTGCCCTGTCCACGCCCGAGGGCTTCACGGCGCTGACCGGCCTCGGTGCCCGCGCCGTCGTCGACGGCCACCAGATCCTCATCGGCAACGCCCGCCTTCTTCGCGAGAACGGGATCGAGCTCGACGCTGTGCTCACCGGGGCGGTCGAACGGCTCGGCTCGACCGGCGCCTCCGCGGTCCTGCTGGCTGTCGACGGTGTCGCCTCGGCAGTGTTCGGGGTGCACGACGACATCAAGCCGTCCGCGCCCGCCGCGGTCGCGGGACTCCGGGCGCTCGGCCTGCGCACGGTGCTTCTGACCGGGGACACGGACGGCGTGGCGCAGACGGTCGGAGCAGCCATCGGAGTCGATGACGTCATCTCAGGCGTCCTGCCAACCGACAAGGCCGCCGCGATCTCCGCCCTCCAGGCCGACGGGCACAGGGTCGCGATGGTGGGCGACGGCGTGAACGACTCCGCTGCCCTCGCTACCTCCAACCTGGGGCTCGCGATGGTTCAGGGCACCGACATAGCGATGAAGGCCGCTGACATCATCCTGGTCAGGGACGACCTCCGTGTAGTCGTGGATGCCGTCCAGCTGTCACGCCAGACGCTCCGGACGATCAGGCTCAACCTGGTCTGGGCGTTCGGGTACAACGTCCTCGCCATCCCGCTGGCTGCGGTCGGCTTGCTCAACCCGCTGATCGCGGCGGCGACGATGGCCCTGTCTTCGGTGCTCGTCGTGTCGAACAGCCTGCGACTGCGCTCGTTCGAGCCGAACCGCGGCGGAGGCGCACCTCGCGGGTGA
- a CDS encoding DsbA family protein has translation MSTTQNSETKRERRESAREKARITREAEAKRRRRNKWALQGGLVVGVLAVLAVVALVITRSIAPAGPGPLNMASDGIVLSGDGTTVSAVSTDATPADGSPTPSAPGTAEKPSIVVYLDYMCPYCGQFDTTNAEQLETWVTQGAADLEIHPLGFLDNASLGSKYSTRSANALACVANYQPDTALDVNTALFAQQPAENTTGLTNDELTTLVAGAGADDPDVASCITDGQFTDWVASATERALNDPVPNSDLAAVSATPTVLVNGQQYQGSPTDAAAFAQFVAQVSGGATGTEAP, from the coding sequence TTGTCGACAACACAGAATTCTGAGACCAAGCGCGAGCGACGGGAGTCGGCCCGCGAGAAGGCCCGCATTACCCGGGAGGCGGAGGCCAAGCGGCGGCGCCGCAACAAGTGGGCCCTGCAGGGCGGCCTCGTCGTGGGCGTCCTCGCGGTGCTGGCCGTCGTGGCCCTGGTGATCACCCGGTCGATCGCACCCGCGGGCCCCGGCCCCCTGAACATGGCGAGCGACGGGATCGTGCTCTCGGGAGACGGCACGACCGTCTCCGCCGTGTCGACGGACGCCACGCCTGCCGACGGCTCCCCCACGCCCTCGGCGCCGGGCACGGCCGAGAAGCCGAGCATCGTCGTCTACCTCGACTACATGTGCCCCTACTGCGGCCAGTTCGACACGACCAACGCCGAGCAGCTAGAGACCTGGGTCACCCAGGGCGCGGCCGACCTCGAGATCCACCCCCTCGGGTTCCTCGACAATGCGAGCCTCGGGTCGAAGTACTCGACCCGATCGGCGAACGCCCTGGCCTGCGTCGCGAACTACCAGCCCGACACGGCGCTCGACGTCAACACCGCCCTGTTCGCCCAGCAGCCGGCCGAGAACACCACTGGCCTGACGAACGACGAGCTGACCACGCTGGTGGCGGGCGCCGGTGCCGACGACCCTGACGTCGCCTCCTGCATCACCGACGGGCAGTTCACCGACTGGGTGGCATCCGCGACCGAGCGCGCGCTGAACGACCCGGTACCGAACTCCGACCTCGCCGCGGTGTCCGCAACGCCGACCGTGCTGGTCAACGGCCAGCAGTACCAGGGCTCGCCGACCGACGCCGCCGCGTTCGCGCAGTTCGTGGCGCAGGTGTCGGGTGGGGCGACGGGCACGGAGGCGCCGTGA